In the genome of Noviherbaspirillum saxi, the window GAGCCGGAACCGGAAGACATGCTGCGCGAAATCAACCGCGGCACCTGGACCATCGGCTATACCGGCCAGTCGCCGGAGCGGCTCAAGGCGCACATGCGCAACATGCAGTTGTTCGATGTGAAAACGCTGCGCTGCAAGGGCGGCAAGGATCCGGTATCCGGCTATGACATGACCGGCGACTATTTCGGTCTGCCCTGGCCTTGCTATGGCACGCCGGAAATGAAGCATCCGGGCAGCCATATCCTTTACAACACGAATCAGCATGTGATGGATGGCGGCGGCAACTTCCGCGCCAACTTTGGCGTCGAGCGCGAAGGCGTCAACCTGCTGGCCGAAGACGGCTCGCATTCGGCCGGTTCCGATATCACGACCGGCTACCCGGAATTCGACCATGTATTGCTGAAGAAGCTAGGCTGGTGGGACGACCTGACCGAAGCGGAAAAGAAAGCAGCGGAAGGCAAGAACTGGAAGACCGACCTGTCGGGCGGCATCCAGCGTGTCTGCATGAAGGTGCATGGCGTTCATCCTTTCGGCAATGCCAAGGCGCGCGCTTTGGTCTGGAACTTCCCCGACCCGGTGCCGCTGCATCGCGAGCCGCTGTACGGCACACGCGCCGACCTGATGGTCAAGTATCCGACGCATGACGACAAGAAAGGCTTCTGGCGCTTGCCGACGCTGTACAAGTCAGTGCAGGAAAAGAACATCGAGGCCAAACTGCATGAGAAATTCCCGATCATCCTGACCTCGGGACGCCTGGTCGAATACGAAGGCGGCGGTGAAGAGACGCGTTCGAATCCTTGGCTGGCCGAGCTGCAGCAGGATAACTTCGTTGAAATCAATCCGACGGCTGCGGCCGATCGCGGCATCCGCAACGGCGAATATGTGATTGTGTCGACGCCGACCGGGGCACGTATCAAGGTCAAGGCATTGGTGACGCCGCGCGTCGGACCTGACACCGCGTTCATCCCCTTCCATTTCTCCGGCTGGTGGCAGGGCAAGGACATGCTTGAGTTTTACCCGGAAGGCGCGGCCCCCGTGGTGCGCGGCGAAGCGGTCAATACGGCCACGACCTACGGCTACGACTCTGTGACCATGATGCAGGAAACCAAGACCACGATTTGCAACATCGAACGCTTTACTGCCTGACGGAGAACTGACATGGCACGAATGAAATTCATTTGCGACGCGGAGCGCTGCATCGAGTGCAACAGTTGCGTCACCGCCTGCAAGAACGAGCATGAAGTTCCTTGGGGCGTGAATCGCCGTCGCGTGGTCACCGTCAACGACGGTGTGGTCGGACAGGAAAAATCGATTTCGGTCGCTTGCATGCATTGCTCGGATGCGCCCTGCATGGCGGTATGTCCGGTCGATTGCTTCTATCGCACCGATGAAGGCGTGGTACTGCACAACAAAGATACCTGCATAGGCTGCGGCTATTGTTCGTATGCCTGCCCGTTCGGCGCGCCGCAATTTCCATCCAGCGGCAATTTCGGCTTGCGCGGCAAAATGGACAAATGCACGTTCTGCGCCGGCGGTCCGGAAGAAAACGGTTCCAAGGCGGAATTCGACAAATACGGCCGCAATCGCCTGTCCGAAGGCAAGCTGCCGGCTTGCGCCGAAATGTGCTCGACCAAGGCGCTGCTCGGCGGCGACGGCGACATGGTTGCCGATATTTTCCGCAACCGGGTGCTCAGGCGCGGCAAGGGTAGCGAAGTCTGGGGCTGGGGCACCGCCTATGGCAA includes:
- the fdh3B gene encoding formate dehydrogenase FDH3 subunit beta; this encodes MARMKFICDAERCIECNSCVTACKNEHEVPWGVNRRRVVTVNDGVVGQEKSISVACMHCSDAPCMAVCPVDCFYRTDEGVVLHNKDTCIGCGYCSYACPFGAPQFPSSGNFGLRGKMDKCTFCAGGPEENGSKAEFDKYGRNRLSEGKLPACAEMCSTKALLGGDGDMVADIFRNRVLRRGKGSEVWGWGTAYGKPPNAETKPEGKKS